The stretch of DNA ACCTCCGGTGGGAGGATTTCGATACTTTGGAAGCGGGGTGAAAATTTCGTCAAAATCAGTGATTCCAGGAAAACGCGTGAAGACTAGAATCTCGACGATGCAAGTCGCCGAATTCGGTGGTCGTTTGAGAGGTCGTCGGGACCGCTCCGCTGGCACGCCCTCTCTGTCCTTCTAGCCACCAGGGCTATCACTTGATTTACGTCACCATTCGCTGCTACGTCATGACGACGTTGTTGGTACTGCTATCGCACTCGATTGGCAGAGCGGACGAACGTGTCCAAATGGTCCTTGATCCATACGGTGGTGCCCATGTTACCCAGGCTTCGACCAAGCCCTATCCACGTTTGGTCGCCGAGTTTGAGCGCACTCAGGTGCTCATGTTTGGAATTAGCGATTGGCAAGAGCATCACAACGAGATCCTGATCGAGATTGCGGAAAAGACTTCCGGTCGTGTTAACGTTTTGATTCTGTGCAACGACATGTTGCAAATCAAAACCGCTACAAAATGGTTGCTCGACTCTGGGCTCGACTGTTCGCACGTGTACTTTTGCGAAATTCGTTTGGACACAATTTGGCTTCGCGATTTCGGGCCCATCTTTGCGCAAACGGAAAGAGGTGCCCATGTTTTGGATTTCTTCTATGAAGGCACCCGGCCTCGCGATGACAGGCTTCCTGCGGCTTGGGCAAAACGCACCAATGTCAAACATGTCTCGGTTCCCTGGACAATTCAGGGTGGCAATTTGATGTGCAATGGGCAGGGGCTCGGTTTGGTAAGCAATCGGATCTTCGAAGACAATCACATTACTTTCCCGCAGAAACACTACGGGATGAATGCGGAAACCGAACGTCGCAGGATTGTGGTGGATGCTTTTGTAAAGTCATGCAACCTCTCGCAACTTGTGGTACTCGAACCCTTGCAATCGGAACTCACCAAGCATGTCGATATGTTTTCGACTTTCTTATCACCTAACGATGTATTGGTCGCACAACTCGACGCAAGGAAGGATCCTGTCAACGCTGCGATACTTGAACGAAACGTTCAGCGACTATCGAAGGTCCAGGTCGGTGACAAACCCTTGCGAGTGCACCGGATTCAGATCCCGGCGCGTGAGAATACTTCTTGGAGCGCTTACACGAACGCGATCATCGTCGATGATCTGGTGCTAATGCCGATCTTCCGATCGGATCCGCCTATGTTGGTAGCTGCAGCGAAAGCTTCGTATGCCCGTTTGTTGCCTGAGCACACTATCGAGACAATTGACATGACGAGCATGAAGGAACTGCAGGGCGAGCTGCATTGTCTCTCGCTGCACATTCCCAACTTTGTGCCGGTTCCGGATCGTATCTATCCGTTTGCCAACGCGGTCGACGCATACTACCCGTAGTACGTAGGTCTTAGTTCCGCACGGATCGGGCGATCTACCTAAGGCTCGGTTGGCCGGCAACGGTTGGACTTCTTGCAATCGTTTCGCAAGCCGATCGCACCCGTTTGCAAAAGTCTTGCTCGGTCTCTCCGACGACCTGCCACTGGGTAACTGGATCGCAGCGGGCGATGACCGCCAAGCAAATCTCCTCTAATTGCCGCAGGATCGTCCCGCAATGCGAGGTGTTCTCGTGGGAGTTATCGGTTGCGCGCTTGATCAGGCATATCTGGCCATTCTGGGCCGCATAGCGACGG from Rubripirellula amarantea encodes:
- a CDS encoding agmatine deiminase family protein translates to MTTLLVLLSHSIGRADERVQMVLDPYGGAHVTQASTKPYPRLVAEFERTQVLMFGISDWQEHHNEILIEIAEKTSGRVNVLILCNDMLQIKTATKWLLDSGLDCSHVYFCEIRLDTIWLRDFGPIFAQTERGAHVLDFFYEGTRPRDDRLPAAWAKRTNVKHVSVPWTIQGGNLMCNGQGLGLVSNRIFEDNHITFPQKHYGMNAETERRRIVVDAFVKSCNLSQLVVLEPLQSELTKHVDMFSTFLSPNDVLVAQLDARKDPVNAAILERNVQRLSKVQVGDKPLRVHRIQIPARENTSWSAYTNAIIVDDLVLMPIFRSDPPMLVAAAKASYARLLPEHTIETIDMTSMKELQGELHCLSLHIPNFVPVPDRIYPFANAVDAYYP